From Lagenorhynchus albirostris chromosome 15, mLagAlb1.1, whole genome shotgun sequence, one genomic window encodes:
- the PROCR gene encoding endothelial protein C receptor isoform X2 — MLTTLLPLLPLLLLPCWALCSQEASDGPRYLHMIQVSYFRNPSQVWHRGNATLGGVLTHVLEGPGNNVSIQQLQPLQEPESWALTKNGVNRYLQEFLGLVQVVHHERGVAFPLTIRCFLGCELPPEGLKARVFFEVAVNGSSFMSFQPKTASWTAGPQASSSVVTYALEQLNKYNRTRYELREFLQDTCVQYVQKHITGNSSKGTEVYHPVLPSKGKTCYSATGSIVSR, encoded by the exons ATGTTGACAACACTGCTGCCCCTGCTGCCACTACTGCTCCTGCCCTGCTGGGCCCTCTGTAGCCAGGAAGCCTCAGATG GCCCGCGGTACCTCCACATGATCCAGGTCTCCTACTTCCGCAACCCCTCTCAAGTGTGGCACCGGGGCAACGCGACGCTCGGGGGGGTCCTGACGCACGTTCTGGAAGGCCCGGGCAACAACGTCTCGATCCAACAGCTGCAGCCCTTGCAGGAGCCCGAGAGCTGGGCTCTCACAAAGAACGGTGTGAATCGCTACCTGCAGGAGTTCCTGGGCCTGGTGCAGGTGGTGCACCACGAGCGGGGCGTGGCCT TTCCTCTGACCATTCGCTGCTTCCTGGGATGTGAGCTGCCTCCTGAGGGCTTGAAAGCCCGTGTCTTCTTCGAAGTGGCTGTGAATGGGAGCTCCTTTATGAGTTTTCAACCGAAGACAGCCTCATGGACGGCAGGGCCTCAGGCATCTTCCAGTGTGGTCACCTACGCCCTGGAGCAGCTCAACAAGTACAATCGTACTCGGTACGAACTGAGGGAATTTCTGCAGGACACCTGTGTGCAGTACGTGCAGAAACACATCACCGGGAACAGCTCGAAAG GCACAGAGGTGTACCACCCAGTTCTGCCTTCAAAAGGAAAGACGTGCTATTCAGCTACAGGAAGTATAGTCAGCAGATAG
- the PROCR gene encoding endothelial protein C receptor isoform X1 translates to MLTTLLPLLPLLLLPCWALCSQEASDGPRYLHMIQVSYFRNPSQVWHRGNATLGGVLTHVLEGPGNNVSIQQLQPLQEPESWALTKNGVNRYLQEFLGLVQVVHHERGVAFPLTIRCFLGCELPPEGLKARVFFEVAVNGSSFMSFQPKTASWTAGPQASSSVVTYALEQLNKYNRTRYELREFLQDTCVQYVQKHITGNSSKGSQVGRSYTSLVLGILVGCFIITGVAVGIFLCTGGRQRC, encoded by the exons ATGTTGACAACACTGCTGCCCCTGCTGCCACTACTGCTCCTGCCCTGCTGGGCCCTCTGTAGCCAGGAAGCCTCAGATG GCCCGCGGTACCTCCACATGATCCAGGTCTCCTACTTCCGCAACCCCTCTCAAGTGTGGCACCGGGGCAACGCGACGCTCGGGGGGGTCCTGACGCACGTTCTGGAAGGCCCGGGCAACAACGTCTCGATCCAACAGCTGCAGCCCTTGCAGGAGCCCGAGAGCTGGGCTCTCACAAAGAACGGTGTGAATCGCTACCTGCAGGAGTTCCTGGGCCTGGTGCAGGTGGTGCACCACGAGCGGGGCGTGGCCT TTCCTCTGACCATTCGCTGCTTCCTGGGATGTGAGCTGCCTCCTGAGGGCTTGAAAGCCCGTGTCTTCTTCGAAGTGGCTGTGAATGGGAGCTCCTTTATGAGTTTTCAACCGAAGACAGCCTCATGGACGGCAGGGCCTCAGGCATCTTCCAGTGTGGTCACCTACGCCCTGGAGCAGCTCAACAAGTACAATCGTACTCGGTACGAACTGAGGGAATTTCTGCAGGACACCTGTGTGCAGTACGTGCAGAAACACATCACCGGGAACAGCTCGAAAG GAAGCCAAGTAGGCCGCTCCTACACTTCGCTGGTCCTGGGCATCCTGGTGGGCTGTTTCATCATCACTGGAGTGGCTGTAGGCATCTTCTTGTGCACAGGTGGACGGCAGCGGTGTTAA